The following nucleotide sequence is from Lacinutrix sp. Hel_I_90.
GAGTACAAATTTAAACGTGTTGATTTCGTTACAGAACCTGGGGAATTTTCAGTACGTGGTGGTATTGTTGATGTCTTTTCTTTCTCACACGATGAGCCTTACCGTATCGAGTTTTTTGGCGATGAAGTGGATAGTATTAGAACCTTCGATGTTGAAACACAGCTCTCAAACGAGCAAATAAAGAAAATCGGGATTATTCCTAATGTAGAAAATAAATTTCTTGAAGAATCACGTGCCAGTTTCCTAAAATATATTGCATCGAAAACAGTTGTTTTCACTAAAAACATCGATTTACTCTTTTCCAGAATCGATGACTTTTTTGAAAAAGCGGAACAGGCCTTTAAAAGCCTTTCAACCGAGGTGAAACATGCTGAGCCCATTGAATTATTTTGTAATACAACCTTACTAAAAAAACAATTATTAGATTTTAATGTCGTTGAGTTTGGTAGTGAAGCCTGGCTGAGCTCAAAAGAAAACATTAGCTTCAATACCACACCTCAACCTTCCTTTAATAAGCAATTTGACTTATTAATTGATGATTTAAATAGGAATCATAATAAGGGTTATAAAAACTATATTGCTTGTATTAGCGAACAACAAGCCAAACGGTTTCATGATATTTTTGATGATGTAGAGCAAGACGTGCATTATGAAACCATCATCATTTCGCTATTTCAAGGTTTTATAGATCACGATTATAAATTGGTGTGTTACACAGACCATCAAATCTTTGAACGCTACCATAAATTTCATTTAAAAAATGGCTATGCAAAAAAGCAAGCCATAACTTTAAAAGAACTTACAAATTTAGACATTGGGGACTATGTTACACACATCGATCATGGTATTGGTCGGTTTGGCGGCCTGCAAAAAATAGATGTAGAAGGCAAAAAACAAGAAGCTATTAAGCTTGTTTATGGTGAACGTGATGTGTTGTATTTAAGTATTCATTCACTACATAAAATCACCAAGTTTAATGGTAAAGACGGTAAGCCGCCTAAAATTTATAAACTAGGTAGTAAAGCATGGAAAGTCCTTAAAGAAAAAACAAAGTCAAGAGTCAAGCACATTGCTTTTAACTTAATAAAACTTTACGCGAAACGTAAGCTTGAAAAAGGCTACCAATACAAGCAAGACACGTATTTACAACACGAATTAGAAGCTTCTTTTATTTACGAAGACACACCAGATCAAATTACAGCAACTGCAGATATTAAAACAGACATGGAAAGTGAGCGTCCTATGGATCGCTTAATTTGTGGTGATGTTGGTTTTGGCAAAACAGAAGTTGCTATACGTGCCGCTTTTAAAGCTGTCGATAATGGTAAGCAGGTCGCCGTTTTAGTACCCACAACCATTTTAGCGTTTCAGCACCATAAAACGTTTAGTGAGCGACTAAAGGAGTTTCCGGTAACTGTAGATTATGTGAATCGTTTTCGTACGGCGAAAGAAAAACGAGAAACCTTAGAGAAGTTAGAAAAAGGACATGTTGATATTATTATTGGGACGCATCAACTAGTTAATAAAAATGTAAAATTTAATGACTTAGGATTGCTTATTGTTGATGAAGAACAAAAATTTGGAGTTGCCGTAAAAGAGAAACTCAAAACACTAAAAGACAATGTAGACGTTTTGACCTTAACAGCGACGCCTATTCCAAGAACACTTCAGTTTAGTTTAATGGCTGCAAGAGATTTATCGGTGATTACCACAGCACCACCAAATCGTTATCCTATAGAAAGTCATGTGATTCGTTTTAGTGAAGAAACCATTCGGGATGCGGTAAGCTATGAGATAGCGCGCGGCGGGCAGATATTTTTCATCCATAACCGTATTGAAAACATTAAAGAAGTCGCTGGTATGATTCAACGATTAGTACCAGATGCAAAAATCGGGATTGGGCATGGGCAACTAGATGGAAAAAAATTAGAAGAACTCATGTTATCTTTTATGGAAGGTGCTTTTGACGTTTTGGTGAGTACTACTATTATTGAAAGCGGACTTGATGTACCAAATGCAAATACTATTTTCATAAATAATGCAAATAATTTTGGCTTGAGTGATTTGCACCAAATGCGTGGTCGTGTAGGCCGAAGCAATAAAAAAGCCTTTTGTTATTTTATTACACCAGAATATTCTGCAATGACTAACGACGCCAGGAAACGTATTCAGGCATTAGAGCAGTTTACAGCATTAGGGAGTGGTTTCAATATCGCCATGAAAGATTTAGAAATTCGTGGTGCTGGTGATTTATTGGGTGGAGAGCAAAGTGGTTTCATTAATGAAATAGGTTTTGATACCTATCAGAAAATTTTAAATGAAGCCATTGAAGAGCTTAAAGAATCTGAGTTTAAAGATTTATATCCTGAAGATATTGAAACAAAAGAGTATGTAAAAGACATGACCATCGATACTGATTTCGAATTACTATTTCCAGACGATTATGTCAATAACATTACCGAAAGACTTAACCTATACACACAACTTAACAATTTTAAAACCGAAGCTGAACTTGAGAAATTTGAAACAGAACTTATTGATCGTTTTGGCGAATTACCAGTTCCAGTAGAAGATTTATTAAATAGCGTACGTCTTAAATGGGTAGCCACAAAATTGGGTCTGGAAAAAGTAATCATGAAAAAAGGAAAGCTCGTAGGTTACTTCATTAACGACCAAAAAAGTGGTTTTTATCAAAGCACAAACTTTACTAAACTCCTACAATACATACAAAAAAATCCAACTTTGGGTAAGATGAAAGAAAAGCAAACCAGAAATGGTTTACGATTATTACTTACCTTTGAACATATAAAAACAGTAAAACAAGCCTTAAAAGCCCTACAGCCTAT
It contains:
- the mfd gene encoding transcription-repair coupling factor translates to MSKTLISQTYLKSLQLQKLQTAITQTETKSHVKGLVGSALSFVIAESFKNAQKPFLLVFNDKEEAAFYLNDLEQLLNTKDVLFYPGSYRRPYQIEETDNANVLLRAEVLNRINSQKKPAIIVTYPDALFEKVVTRKELERNTLKINVGDNLSIDFVNEILFEYKFKRVDFVTEPGEFSVRGGIVDVFSFSHDEPYRIEFFGDEVDSIRTFDVETQLSNEQIKKIGIIPNVENKFLEESRASFLKYIASKTVVFTKNIDLLFSRIDDFFEKAEQAFKSLSTEVKHAEPIELFCNTTLLKKQLLDFNVVEFGSEAWLSSKENISFNTTPQPSFNKQFDLLIDDLNRNHNKGYKNYIACISEQQAKRFHDIFDDVEQDVHYETIIISLFQGFIDHDYKLVCYTDHQIFERYHKFHLKNGYAKKQAITLKELTNLDIGDYVTHIDHGIGRFGGLQKIDVEGKKQEAIKLVYGERDVLYLSIHSLHKITKFNGKDGKPPKIYKLGSKAWKVLKEKTKSRVKHIAFNLIKLYAKRKLEKGYQYKQDTYLQHELEASFIYEDTPDQITATADIKTDMESERPMDRLICGDVGFGKTEVAIRAAFKAVDNGKQVAVLVPTTILAFQHHKTFSERLKEFPVTVDYVNRFRTAKEKRETLEKLEKGHVDIIIGTHQLVNKNVKFNDLGLLIVDEEQKFGVAVKEKLKTLKDNVDVLTLTATPIPRTLQFSLMAARDLSVITTAPPNRYPIESHVIRFSEETIRDAVSYEIARGGQIFFIHNRIENIKEVAGMIQRLVPDAKIGIGHGQLDGKKLEELMLSFMEGAFDVLVSTTIIESGLDVPNANTIFINNANNFGLSDLHQMRGRVGRSNKKAFCYFITPEYSAMTNDARKRIQALEQFTALGSGFNIAMKDLEIRGAGDLLGGEQSGFINEIGFDTYQKILNEAIEELKESEFKDLYPEDIETKEYVKDMTIDTDFELLFPDDYVNNITERLNLYTQLNNFKTEAELEKFETELIDRFGELPVPVEDLLNSVRLKWVATKLGLEKVIMKKGKLVGYFINDQKSGFYQSTNFTKLLQYIQKNPTLGKMKEKQTRNGLRLLLTFEHIKTVKQALKALQPILA